TCAAAAAGCTCAGGGGCTGGAGATAATACCCCGTAAAACAATTATTAGAGGCGGGATGACTCTGACAGAAATGGATACAGATACCATTTTGGAGCGTCAGCCGCAGTTGGTGTTAGTAGATGAACTGGCGCATACAAATGTCCCCGGTTCCGTACGGGAAAAGCGCTACCAAGATGTTGAGGTAATTTTGGATGCGGGAATTGATGTCAATTCTACGGTAAATATCCAGCATCTAGAAAGTCTCAATGATTTGGTGGCGCGAATTACTGGCGTTGTGGTACGAGAACGCATTCCAGATCGGTTGTTGGATGAAGCAACGCAAGTAGTGGTGATTGACGTTACGCCGGAAACTTTGGAAGAAAGGCTAGTGGAGGGAAAAATCTACGCGCCGGATAAGATAGATCGGGCGCTACAAAATTTCTTTCAACGGCGTCATTTAGTAGCGTTGCGAGAGCTGGCACTACGCGAGGTGGCGGACAACGTTGAAGAGGACGCGATTACTTCTACACCCAGTGATGGATTTTGCTCAGTTCACGAACGGGTGCTGGTGTGTATTTCGACTTATCCAAATTCGGTACAACTGTTGCGACGCGGGGCGCGAATTGCTGATTATATGAGGGGTCGCCTGTATGCGGTGTTTGTGTCCCATCCGGAACGCTTTTTGACTAAGGAAGAAAGTTTATATATTGAAACTTGCGAGAAGCTAACTTTGGAATTTGGCGGGGAATTTTTAAGAGTAACTAATCTTGACGTACCGCAGGCGATTGCCTCTGTTGCTCAACAGTATCGGATTACTCAAGTGGTGCTTGGGCATTCTCAAAAATCTCGTTGGGAGTTATTCTGGAAGGGGTCTTTTGTCCAGAAGTTGATGCGCTATCTCAAAAATATCGATTTGCACATCATTGCAGCTGAACAAACCTCATCTAAGCAATAAATACAACTAATTAAGTTTTCAGGGTTAATTTTTAATTACTAAAATGATGCGCGTAATTGGTTTGATAAGCGGCACGTCGGTAGATGGTATTGACGCCGCTTTAGTAGAAATTTCTGGTAAAGACTTAGATATAAAAGTGACTCTGCTAGCAGGAGCCACCTATCCTTATCCAGATGCGCTCTCAAAGCAAATTCTAGAAGTTTGTGGCGGGTCATCCTTGTCAATGGAAGAATTTGCCCAATTAGATGATGCGATCGCTTACACCTTCGCACAAGCAGCCCAAAACATTCAAAACAGCAACCCCCCAGCCGAGTTAATTGGCTCTCACGGACAAACTGTTTTTCATCGCCCGCCCACAGAGCAGGGGAGAGAGGGAAAAGAAGAGACTTCATCTTTTATCCTCAATCCTTCACTCAGTCCTCAGTCCTCAGTCCTCGACCCTTCACTCAGTCCTCAGTCATCCGTCCTCAGCACTCCTTTAGGTTACAGTCTGCAATTAGGTCGGGGTGCCTTAATTGCCCATCTGACAGGTATTCCCACAGTAAGTAATTTCCGGGCGGCGGATATTGCCGCCGGTGGACAAGGTGCGCCTATGGTGCCAGCAGTAGATGCTTATTTATTGAGCCACCCTGACAAGTACCGATGTGTCCAAAATATTGGCGGTATCGGGAATGTCACTTACCTCCCAGCGCGTCGGGACAGCTGGCTAGAAGAGATCCGAGGCTGGGACACCGGGCCGGGAAATGCGCTTCTAGACCTGGCGGTGCAGTATTTAACGAATGGAGCCAAAACCTACGATCAAGATGGAGCTTGGGCGGCAGCAGGCACAATCTGCCACGATTTAGTAGAGCAATGGCTCCAGCAAGATTACTTCCAGCAGCAACCGCCCAAATCAACGGGTCGAGAGCTATTTAGCTACACCTATCTCCGGCAGTGTATCGCAGATGCCTCTGCTTATGAGTTGAGTAGCGCTGATCTGCTGGCAACGCTGACTGAACTCACTGCTGCGTCAATTGTTCATAGTTACCGCACTTTCCTGCCGCAGATGCCTGACGAGGTGTTATTGTGTGGCGGTGGTAGCCGCAATCTCTACTTAAAACAGCGCCTACAAGCGACTTTACAACCCGTGCCAGTGTTGACAACGGATGAAGCAGGTGTGAATGCTGATTTCAAAGAAGCGATCGCTTTCGCTGTTTTGGCATATTGGCGTCAGTTAGGCATCCCTGGCAATCTTCCCCAAGTGACCGGCGCAACTTCTGCCGTACTACTTGGAGAAGTTTATTTTCCTACAAATCTCAAAGCTCTGCAGTGAATGCGTTTCAGCTATTTCTTCATATTAATTTTAGAAATGAAATGGCTAGAATGGCGTGAACGGTTTTGAAAAAGGGCTGCTATGACGACCTTCCCGCCTCAAAAAAACACAGCTCACGATCGGCGTCGGTGTTATTGCCTAAATCCTAATTGTCAGCAGCCAGAAAATCCTGGAAATGCCGCAATCTGCGAAAGTTGCGGATCGCAATTACTGCTGAGCGATCGCTATCGTGCGATTAAACCGATTGGTCAAGGAGGTATGGGGAGAACTTTCCTGGCTGTGGATATATCCCAGCCATCGGAACCGCGCTGTGTCATTAAACAGTTTTTTCCTCAACAACAAGGAACTAATAATCGCCAAAAAGCAGCAGAGTTATTCCGTCAAGAAGCAACTCGCTTAGAGGTTGTTGGGAAACATCATCAAATTCCCGAACTGCTTGCATATTTTGAGCAAGATGACCATCAGTATTTAGTGCAACAGTTTATCGATGGAGAAAACTTAGCTCAAGAATTAGCCAAAAAAGGACCGTTTAAAGAAATAGAAATTCGGCAACTCCTGCAAAGTTTGCTGCCAGTGTTGCAATTTGTCCACAGTCAACAGATGATTCACCGGGATATTAAACCCGAAAACATCATCCGCAACCGTCGAGATGGCAAACTCGTGTTAGTCGATTTTGGCGCAGCAAAGTATGCGACTGAGACGATGCTAGGCAGAACCGGAACGGTTATTGGTTCTGCTGCGTATACGGCTCCCGAACAAGTAAAAGGGAAAGCGATTTTTGCCAGCGATGTGTATAGTTTGGGTGTTACTTGTATCCATTTGCTCACCCAAATTCCTCCTTTCGATCTAAGCGATACGAGTGAAGATACCTGGGTTTGGCGGGATTTCTTGAAGACGCCAGTCAGTAAACAGTTTGGTAGCATTCTCGACAAAATGCTGCAAACAGGTACGAAGCGGCGCTATCAATCAGCAGATGAAGTATTGCAAGATTTGAATGGGCGATCGCTCCCAACTACTAAACGTAATTCTAAGAAAAAATGGCTGATAGCCGGTGCCTTCCTATTGTTTGGATATGCGGGAGTGCGGTACTTAGCTTCGCCTGTGGTAGAGATGGTGACTCAGGAAGTTGAGAGGCAAGCATCTCTGACGGAAGGCAGCTTATTCGCGATTGTGGATGGACAGGAGCGAGTGTTTCCGTTGAAACATACGGAAGTTGTGGCGAAAGTCACAGGGAATGTGTCGCGGGTGGAGGTAACGCAGACCTTTGAAAATCCCTTTAACAATCCTTTAGAAGCGGTCTATAAATTTCCACTCCCCGATGAAGCGGCAGTGGATGACATGGAAATAAAAGTAGGCAATCGCATCATCCGAGGCGTTATCAAAAAACGCGAAGAAGCAAAGCAAATTTACGAACAAGCCAAACAAGAAGGAAAAACTGCTGCCTTATTAGACCAAGAACGAGACAATATTTTTACTCAGTCCTTGGCTAACATCAAACCAGGCGAAAAAATCGATGTCACAATTCGCTACAGTGAAAGCCTGAAGTTTGAAAAAGGTAGCTATGAATTTGTCTTTCCTATGGTGGTAGGGCCACGCTATATCTCAGGACCTTCAACGAATAGCAACAGCAATACAAACTCAGTTACCGACACTTCGCAAATCAATCCGCCGACTTTACCAGCCGGAAGCCGTTCTGGACAAAATATTGGCGTAACCGTTGAAATCGAAGCCGGGGTGCCAGTCAAAGAAGTGCGATCGCCTTCTCATCAAATCCGTACCACTCAAGATGGTCGCATCATGCGGGTTGAATTGAGCAAGGAAAACGCAATTCCGAATAAAGACCTGATTTTACGTTATCAGGTATCGAGTGCCCAAACCCAGTCCACAGTATTATCAGAGGCGGATGAACGCGGCGGTCACTTTGCCACCTATTTAATTCCAGCCGTGGAATATCAAAGTAATGAGATTGTACCCAAAGATGTGGTATTTCTCATGGATACTTCTGGCTCTCAAAGTGGACCGCCAATTGAGCAATCAAAGGAACTGATGCGCCGGTTTATCAATGGACTCAATCCCGGCGATACCTTTAATGTTGTTGACTTTTCCGATAGCGCGACGCAGCTATCTCCTATACCTTTACCGAATACGCCGCAAAACCGTGAGAAAGCCCTAAATTATATCAATCGCCTAGATGCTAACGGTGGCACCGAGTTATTTAATGGCATTCAAACTGTGTTGAATTTCCCCGCCGCGCCAGAAGGACGCCTGCGGAGTATTGTCTTGATTACTGACGGTTTGATCGATCAAGACCAGCAAGCGATCGCAGAAATTAAAAAGAGGCTGAAGCCGGGAAATCGTCTTTATAGTTTCGGTGTTGGCCCTTCAGTGAACCGCTTCTTGATCGATCGTTTAGCAGAGGAAGGACGGGGCACTTCAGAAGTCGTTCCCCCTAGAGAATCCGCCCAAAAAGTCGTCGAAAAGTTCTCCCAACAGATCAATAATCCCGTACTTACGAATATCGAAGTGAACTGGGAAGGGAGTGGAAAAGCACCGCAAATCTATCCGATCAAACCCCCTGATTTGTTTGCCAATCAGCCTTTGGTGTTATTTGGACGTAAAGGCGATCGCGCTAAAGGAACTTTGCGAATTACTGGAATCGTCGCCGGTGGTAAACGCTATGAGAAGAAGTTACCGATTGAATTTGATGGCGGTGGCAATAGCGCGATCGCTCAACTTTGGGGACGCGCCCGGATTAAAGATTTGATGAATGAAATCTATGCTGGCGAAAACCCAAATAATGTCAAAGCCGTTACCGATACCGCGCTAGCTTATCGGTTGTTGTCGCAATACACCTCCTTTGTTGCTGTCACGGAAGAAGTGCGAGTCGATTCCAAGAAAACTCAGCAGGTGCAAGTGCCGGTAGAAACGCCAGAGGGTATGAACGCCGAAGCAACGTCTAGCCAAAACGGTAACGTGCCTTCACTCAGCCAAGCGCCACCACCTAGCAAAGCGTTAGTTGCTAGCAAACCTACTGCTAGCAAAATGCCGTCAGCACCGTCAGCACCGTCAGCAGCGAACAGCCAGCCGCTATCTAGCTCAGCACAGCCATCCAGCCAATCGTTAAATCCCGATCCAGTGCCCGAACCCAGCCAAATCTTAGGCAACATCTTGGCTGTTCTCTTGCTGGGAATGTACTTTGCCTGGAAGCGGTTGAAGGGTTTGAAAAGCACTCCGCCTGGAAACTAATCCCAGTCCACTTTTTTACCGCTATATTAAACTTCATCAGTCAAAAATATAGCAATCCTGTTTTAATTGTGAGCTTCCAGCCTTTCCGCTCCCCGACTTCGTAAAAGTTGTCGGGGAGCTTGCTTTCACGCATCCTTTAAGAGTGCTATAGGTGCAATTAAAATTCTACGGAATTCTCATTTTTGCTGCCTGGTTTTAACAGCCAAAATCGACAAATTAATCCGAAAATAAATACAGAAATCATAGAAAAGATTACAGAACCATCACCAAGATGCCAATATTCAAAAGCTTCTTTATTTGATAACCCTGCCAAAACCGTCATCAAAGCCACCCGTATCCCATTTAGCGTAAAGGCTACGATGACAGCAACGAATGGTAATAAAATCTTTTCCTTTAATTTAGTTGGAAAAATGAGTAAAACAACTAAAGCTAACCCCAATAGCTGAAGGATAGTACCTACACCGGCACAAGCTCCGCCAATTTGTACAGACCCAGTTGGCAAACTTAAAATCTCCCCTTGCTGCACAACGGGGAATCCTAAAAACCAAAGAATAACAGATGTAAGTTTAGCGGTTAATAAAGATACATTAAAAAATTTCAATATTAATTCTTGATTTAAGACGAAAAAAGCCAGTAGCAGCAATTCCCGCCAATACTGCTTTAATCCTTTAACCCCAGAGGCAATTAAACCCAAGCCCAGCATTGAAATCAAAGGTGTAACGTGAAGGGTAAAACCATAGCCGGGGTAAAGACTTTTAAAGAGTACCAAACTAATCAGTGCGAACCCAAAAATGCTAGAAAAATCATCGCTTTTCAGCTCTAATCCGTCCCGTTTCTGCCAAAGTAGGGATGATACCGCAGCCCAAAATAAGAAGCTTGTACTCAGCAGTTCAGTATTGCCACTCCTCCAAGTCAAAGTAAGATGAATTGTAATTAAGCCTGCCGCGATCGCTATCAACCAGAGTTTCAAGTCTTTGACAAGTTTTAGCCTGCTCATGATTCGATAAAAGTTTTGCTCGGTAGGACACACCCGCTGGCTGCGGCTATACTAAAGAACACCGACGCTGCAACGCTTTCCGTAATAGGACTTGATATTGTGGATCGTCAATGATGTAAGCACCAAAGCGCTCTAAATGGGGGTTCATCATTTGGGCGTCAAAGAAAGCAAAATTGCGCGATCGCAATCTTTCCACCAACTTCACCATCGCCACCTTTGACCCCTCTGGAATCCGGTAGAACATAGATTCCCCAATAAACGCACCCCCGATGACAAGTCCTAAAATTCCTCCAGCCAGTTCCTCTCCCTGCCAAGTCTCGAAGCTATAAGCCCAACCCTCTTCATAGAGTGCCAAATAAATCTCTTGTAGTTCTGGGGAAATCCACGTTGTTTCTCGATCCGCACACCCAGCCACTACACCCTGGAAATCCCGATTGACAGCAACAGTAAAGCGTTCTTGGTTGAGAACACGCCGCAGTGACTTCGGGTAGCGAAACTGCCCATCGAGGGGAACGAGTGTTCTCTGACGGCTGGAATACCATCCCAAGCCATTGTCGTCATCCGCCATCAGGAAGTAGCCTTGGGCATACCCCTGAATAATGGTGGGAATATCAAACTCCATGCACTCAATCCAAGCGGGTTAATGACGTATTATCCGATCTATGTATATCTCTAACAGCCACAAATGGCTGCATAGATGTCCTGATGAGATACCACCTTAATATCTAAAATACTGCCCCAACTTTTAGAATCATTGAGTCGGCATCTGAAATTTAAAAGCTGAGAAGCGAAAAGCTGATACGTGAAAATGTCTCAACCCATCCCACCGATCACCTTACCACCAGCCGAAAATCCT
This DNA window, taken from Coleofasciculus sp. FACHB-T130, encodes the following:
- a CDS encoding VIT domain-containing protein is translated as MVTQEVERQASLTEGSLFAIVDGQERVFPLKHTEVVAKVTGNVSRVEVTQTFENPFNNPLEAVYKFPLPDEAAVDDMEIKVGNRIIRGVIKKREEAKQIYEQAKQEGKTAALLDQERDNIFTQSLANIKPGEKIDVTIRYSESLKFEKGSYEFVFPMVVGPRYISGPSTNSNSNTNSVTDTSQINPPTLPAGSRSGQNIGVTVEIEAGVPVKEVRSPSHQIRTTQDGRIMRVELSKENAIPNKDLILRYQVSSAQTQSTVLSEADERGGHFATYLIPAVEYQSNEIVPKDVVFLMDTSGSQSGPPIEQSKELMRRFINGLNPGDTFNVVDFSDSATQLSPIPLPNTPQNREKALNYINRLDANGGTELFNGIQTVLNFPAAPEGRLRSIVLITDGLIDQDQQAIAEIKKRLKPGNRLYSFGVGPSVNRFLIDRLAEEGRGTSEVVPPRESAQKVVEKFSQQINNPVLTNIEVNWEGSGKAPQIYPIKPPDLFANQPLVLFGRKGDRAKGTLRITGIVAGGKRYEKKLPIEFDGGGNSAIAQLWGRARIKDLMNEIYAGENPNNVKAVTDTALAYRLLSQYTSFVAVTEEVRVDSKKTQQVQVPVETPEGMNAEATSSQNGNVPSLSQAPPPSKALVASKPTASKMPSAPSAPSAANSQPLSSSAQPSSQSLNPDPVPEPSQILGNILAVLLLGMYFAWKRLKGLKSTPPGN
- the crtA gene encoding cyanoexosortase A, encoding MIAIAAGLITIHLTLTWRSGNTELLSTSFLFWAAVSSLLWQKRDGLELKSDDFSSIFGFALISLVLFKSLYPGYGFTLHVTPLISMLGLGLIASGVKGLKQYWRELLLLAFFVLNQELILKFFNVSLLTAKLTSVILWFLGFPVVQQGEILSLPTGSVQIGGACAGVGTILQLLGLALVVLLIFPTKLKEKILLPFVAVIVAFTLNGIRVALMTVLAGLSNKEAFEYWHLGDGSVIFSMISVFIFGLICRFWLLKPGSKNENSVEF
- a CDS encoding anhydro-N-acetylmuramic acid kinase, giving the protein MMRVIGLISGTSVDGIDAALVEISGKDLDIKVTLLAGATYPYPDALSKQILEVCGGSSLSMEEFAQLDDAIAYTFAQAAQNIQNSNPPAELIGSHGQTVFHRPPTEQGREGKEETSSFILNPSLSPQSSVLDPSLSPQSSVLSTPLGYSLQLGRGALIAHLTGIPTVSNFRAADIAAGGQGAPMVPAVDAYLLSHPDKYRCVQNIGGIGNVTYLPARRDSWLEEIRGWDTGPGNALLDLAVQYLTNGAKTYDQDGAWAAAGTICHDLVEQWLQQDYFQQQPPKSTGRELFSYTYLRQCIADASAYELSSADLLATLTELTAASIVHSYRTFLPQMPDEVLLCGGGSRNLYLKQRLQATLQPVPVLTTDEAGVNADFKEAIAFAVLAYWRQLGIPGNLPQVTGATSAVLLGEVYFPTNLKALQ
- the aat gene encoding leucyl/phenylalanyl-tRNA--protein transferase gives rise to the protein MEFDIPTIIQGYAQGYFLMADDDNGLGWYSSRQRTLVPLDGQFRYPKSLRRVLNQERFTVAVNRDFQGVVAGCADRETTWISPELQEIYLALYEEGWAYSFETWQGEELAGGILGLVIGGAFIGESMFYRIPEGSKVAMVKLVERLRSRNFAFFDAQMMNPHLERFGAYIIDDPQYQVLLRKALQRRCSLV
- a CDS encoding sensor histidine kinase KdpD; protein product: MIPKSEFSGALNSNIRPARRGNHKIYIGMAPGVGKTYRMLEEAHQLKQEGIDVVIGLLETHGRKETAQKAQGLEIIPRKTIIRGGMTLTEMDTDTILERQPQLVLVDELAHTNVPGSVREKRYQDVEVILDAGIDVNSTVNIQHLESLNDLVARITGVVVRERIPDRLLDEATQVVVIDVTPETLEERLVEGKIYAPDKIDRALQNFFQRRHLVALRELALREVADNVEEDAITSTPSDGFCSVHERVLVCISTYPNSVQLLRRGARIADYMRGRLYAVFVSHPERFLTKEESLYIETCEKLTLEFGGEFLRVTNLDVPQAIASVAQQYRITQVVLGHSQKSRWELFWKGSFVQKLMRYLKNIDLHIIAAEQTSSKQ